Proteins encoded together in one Planctomyces sp. SH-PL14 window:
- a CDS encoding sigma-70 family RNA polymerase sigma factor produces the protein MTTDDQNLINRCRAGETAAFGILVDRYQNRLLRTLVPLVGSVHDALDAAQDAFVLAYQKLDSFRGDSAFYSWLFRIAYNASMTARRKRRHFPKHSLDQRQDDSGFEPVDGRAPEGPAESMMSEERRQTVRTALAELNEEFRDPLVLRELEGLSYEEIADILGCPLGTIRSRIHRGRMELKAKLLRMMNDEQPEPAPLRTGTACG, from the coding sequence GTGACTACCGACGACCAGAACCTGATCAACCGGTGCCGGGCTGGGGAAACGGCGGCTTTCGGCATCCTGGTGGACCGCTACCAGAACCGGCTGCTCCGAACCCTTGTCCCGCTCGTTGGTTCCGTGCACGACGCACTGGACGCGGCTCAGGATGCGTTCGTCCTCGCCTACCAGAAGCTCGACTCCTTCCGCGGCGACTCGGCCTTTTACTCCTGGCTGTTCCGCATCGCCTACAACGCCTCCATGACGGCCCGACGAAAACGGCGCCACTTCCCGAAGCACTCGCTCGATCAGCGGCAGGACGATTCCGGCTTCGAGCCGGTCGACGGGCGTGCTCCCGAAGGCCCCGCCGAGTCGATGATGAGCGAGGAGCGGCGGCAAACCGTGCGGACCGCTCTCGCCGAACTCAACGAGGAGTTCCGCGATCCTCTCGTCCTCCGCGAACTGGAGGGACTGAGCTACGAGGAGATCGCCGACATCCTTGGCTGCCCGCTGGGAACGATCCGCAGCCGGATCCACCGCGGGCGGATGGAACTGAAAGCCAAACTGCTGCGGATGATGAACGATGAACAGCCTGAGCCCGCTCCGCTTCGGACGGGGACGGCCTGCGGATGA
- a CDS encoding HEAT repeat domain-containing protein — translation MRFPSRYALLVLAPLALSTGCSSRSMFTNSSGGSAFSLKRKTAGEEMIAQEHSSAKKDDKAKDEPAEPKSKSKASAPEVAKSKSTAAPEVAKSKTADKSSSAKKSDSANDRLAKAQELEKKGDLDGAAKIYRDILADDAEPAPKSLARTASVSSDEKPKIVAKKPTDKKSDSRDPWLDGQEPLPSTSPKAEKSVAADAAGDRPNWARDKAKTGDAEADRQKVAAAFKKTDQTDLDDLDDLLDFGGPSETKAGGNPFAAREQGASQGGTKSPTGNRVVQRDQPVDLLKKSQDAKPSAEKAVVEKPKEEKFAAKKPAAPETVADADAEPARDSGAPAWARRSATPAPVEAPEVSSKKSLAELFAETPKDNVAKASAEDSEPAPLETKAADTAVAKSDDGPVWKSTRDVTRSDAEEKERSFAAPLVRAEPVRTAEVPVATATTPAFGEDRKVPSRAGWNSTSMERLCKDCDPMVRAEASKLDSPNADVRKEGILELARMGSVAQPACVALRAMLDDTDPLVQAYAAWALWELDHETLDSVQVLGGLLANSRPEVVELACYSLGNIGAEAKGAIPALKDLRDQSHGLERLRAAEALIRIQEGDARSVDVLTVAVKSTDRQVRWIAANGLGQVRGKDIDRAIETLLLTLDDSDDEVKAAAALALGGMGAPARKALPKLQGMTTSQTPFVGDAADAAIKCLSR, via the coding sequence ATGCGGTTTCCGTCTCGCTACGCGCTGCTCGTTCTCGCTCCGCTCGCGCTGAGCACCGGCTGCTCGTCCCGCTCGATGTTCACCAACTCCTCCGGAGGGAGCGCCTTCTCGCTCAAGCGGAAGACCGCCGGCGAGGAGATGATCGCCCAGGAGCATTCGTCCGCCAAGAAGGACGACAAGGCGAAGGACGAACCGGCGGAGCCGAAATCCAAGTCGAAGGCCTCCGCTCCGGAAGTGGCGAAGTCGAAATCCACGGCTGCGCCCGAGGTCGCCAAGTCGAAGACCGCTGACAAGTCCTCCAGCGCCAAAAAGTCCGACTCCGCCAACGATCGCCTCGCCAAGGCCCAGGAGCTGGAGAAGAAGGGGGATCTCGACGGGGCCGCCAAGATCTACCGCGACATCCTGGCCGACGACGCGGAACCAGCGCCGAAGTCGCTGGCCCGCACCGCCTCGGTGAGCTCGGACGAGAAGCCGAAGATCGTCGCCAAGAAGCCGACCGACAAGAAGTCCGACTCCAGGGACCCGTGGCTCGACGGACAGGAACCGCTCCCGAGCACGAGCCCCAAGGCGGAAAAGAGCGTTGCCGCCGACGCCGCCGGCGACCGGCCCAACTGGGCTCGGGACAAAGCCAAGACCGGCGATGCGGAGGCCGACCGGCAGAAGGTTGCCGCCGCGTTCAAGAAAACCGACCAGACCGATCTCGATGACCTCGACGACCTGCTCGATTTCGGAGGCCCGTCCGAGACGAAGGCGGGGGGCAATCCCTTCGCCGCCCGGGAACAGGGGGCCTCGCAGGGCGGAACGAAATCCCCCACCGGGAACCGCGTCGTACAGCGCGACCAGCCGGTCGACCTGCTGAAGAAGTCACAAGACGCAAAGCCCTCCGCGGAGAAAGCGGTCGTCGAGAAGCCCAAGGAAGAGAAGTTCGCCGCGAAGAAGCCTGCCGCCCCGGAGACGGTCGCGGATGCGGATGCGGAACCGGCTCGGGACTCCGGCGCGCCCGCCTGGGCCCGCCGTTCCGCCACTCCGGCGCCGGTCGAAGCCCCTGAGGTCAGCAGCAAGAAGTCGCTCGCGGAACTCTTCGCGGAGACGCCGAAGGACAACGTCGCCAAGGCCTCCGCTGAGGACAGCGAGCCGGCCCCGCTCGAGACGAAGGCGGCCGACACCGCCGTCGCGAAATCAGACGACGGTCCAGTCTGGAAGTCGACCCGCGATGTCACGCGGTCCGACGCCGAGGAGAAGGAGCGGTCCTTCGCCGCCCCGCTCGTCCGCGCGGAGCCCGTCCGGACCGCGGAGGTCCCCGTGGCCACCGCGACGACTCCCGCCTTCGGCGAGGATCGCAAGGTCCCGTCCCGCGCCGGCTGGAACTCCACGTCCATGGAGCGGCTCTGCAAGGACTGCGACCCGATGGTCCGGGCCGAGGCGAGCAAGCTCGACAGCCCGAACGCCGACGTCCGCAAAGAGGGAATCCTCGAACTGGCCCGGATGGGGAGCGTCGCGCAGCCTGCCTGCGTCGCCCTGCGAGCGATGCTGGACGACACCGACCCGCTCGTGCAGGCCTATGCTGCCTGGGCCCTGTGGGAACTCGATCACGAGACGCTCGACAGCGTCCAGGTCCTGGGAGGCCTCCTGGCCAATTCCCGTCCTGAAGTCGTGGAGCTCGCCTGCTATTCGCTGGGGAACATCGGGGCCGAAGCCAAGGGGGCGATCCCGGCGCTCAAGGATCTTCGCGACCAGAGCCACGGCCTCGAGCGGCTCCGCGCCGCGGAAGCTCTGATCCGCATCCAGGAAGGCGATGCCCGCTCCGTCGACGTCCTGACGGTCGCGGTGAAGTCGACCGACCGTCAGGTGCGGTGGATCGCGGCGAACGGCCTCGGGCAGGTCCGCGGAAAGGACATCGACCGGGCGATCGAAACGCTCCTCCTGACCCTCGACGATTCGGACGACGAGGTCAAAGCCGCCGCCGCCCTGGCGCTCGGCGGTATGGGCGCTCCGGCCCGCAAGGCCCTTCCGAAGCTGCAGGGGATGACCACCTCGCAGACGCCGTTCGTCGGTGACGCTGCCGACGCCGCGATCAAGTGCCTCAGCCGGTAA
- a CDS encoding DUF1080 domain-containing protein — translation MRRFWIRCLSTLVAVPALAIFGHADFPPEGFRALFNGKDFTGLHGMPHFNLMELKKLTPAEQKEKIEGWNKDLQEHWKIENGELVNDGKGVYVTTDDELRDYELLVDFKIIKKGDSGVYLKATPQVQIWDYTEESYHKMGADKGSGGLWNNTAGRPGKDPLVLADKPIAEWNTFKVRQLGARTSVWLNDKLVVDNAILENYFDRKAPLFAAGPIQLQTHGNEVRWRNLAVREIGSDEANKLLAEKGNDGFTTLFNGKDFEGWAGETENYEVVDGTIRCKPGKGGNLYTKGEYGDFVARVEFKLPPGGNNGLAIRYPGSGNPAYAGMTELQVLDTEDPKYAGLDPRQAHGSAYGMIPAARGYGRPVGEWNFQEVTVQGSKIKVELNGNVILDGDVAEVKEFMANTAHPGKDLKKGHFGFAGHSDPVQFRNVQIKPLEGGL, via the coding sequence GTGAGGCGATTCTGGATTCGGTGTCTTTCCACGCTGGTTGCGGTTCCGGCACTCGCGATCTTCGGCCATGCCGACTTTCCCCCGGAAGGCTTCCGGGCCCTCTTCAACGGGAAAGATTTCACGGGCCTGCACGGCATGCCCCACTTCAACCTGATGGAGCTCAAGAAGCTCACGCCCGCCGAGCAGAAGGAAAAGATCGAAGGGTGGAACAAGGATCTCCAGGAACACTGGAAGATCGAGAACGGCGAACTCGTCAATGACGGCAAGGGGGTCTACGTCACCACCGATGACGAGCTCCGCGACTACGAACTCCTCGTCGACTTCAAGATCATCAAGAAGGGTGACAGCGGGGTCTACCTCAAGGCGACCCCCCAGGTTCAGATCTGGGACTACACCGAAGAGTCCTACCACAAGATGGGAGCCGACAAGGGCTCCGGCGGCCTCTGGAACAACACCGCCGGCCGCCCCGGCAAGGATCCCCTGGTCCTGGCTGACAAGCCGATCGCCGAATGGAACACCTTCAAGGTCCGCCAGCTCGGAGCCCGGACATCGGTGTGGCTGAACGACAAGCTCGTCGTCGACAACGCCATCCTTGAGAACTACTTCGACCGCAAGGCTCCGCTCTTCGCGGCCGGCCCGATCCAGCTCCAGACCCACGGTAACGAAGTCCGCTGGCGAAACCTCGCCGTCCGCGAAATCGGATCGGACGAGGCCAACAAACTCCTCGCTGAAAAGGGGAACGACGGCTTCACGACGCTGTTCAACGGCAAGGACTTCGAAGGCTGGGCGGGAGAGACCGAGAACTACGAAGTCGTCGACGGGACGATCCGCTGCAAACCGGGGAAGGGGGGCAACCTCTACACCAAGGGCGAGTACGGCGACTTTGTGGCTCGCGTTGAGTTCAAGCTCCCGCCGGGAGGCAACAACGGCCTCGCCATCCGTTATCCCGGGAGCGGCAACCCCGCCTACGCCGGCATGACCGAGCTGCAGGTTCTCGACACCGAAGATCCCAAGTACGCCGGCCTCGACCCGCGGCAGGCCCACGGATCGGCCTACGGCATGATTCCCGCTGCCCGCGGTTACGGACGCCCCGTCGGCGAATGGAACTTCCAGGAAGTCACGGTCCAGGGCTCGAAGATCAAGGTCGAGCTGAACGGCAACGTGATCCTGGATGGCGACGTGGCCGAAGTGAAGGAGTTCATGGCCAACACCGCGCACCCCGGCAAGGACCTCAAGAAGGGGCACTTCGGATTCGCCGGCCACTCCGATCCGGTCCAGTTCCGGAACGTCCAGATCAAGCCGCTGGAGGGAGGGCTCTGA
- a CDS encoding transposase produces MPHQDLSPDVALNSRHLEKALQWLLAGTDWKTILFRHDCTWTPPLLVRAALLWAWSDEQTLQERFVTTHRLMAHLFPHHGPLAGSSQAFMKLLRRWTVPLVYLLTTALRKRIRQTLPRQWESCGLVVYGVDGSRVELPRTQSHETAYAPSFKRSIRKRRHRRQRTRTAAGAKAARVPQMWLTTLFHVGTGLPWDWRIGPADSSEREHALQMLQDLPEGSLMTADAGFVGYDFARKVLGSGRHLLVRVGANVKLLRKLGFVRESQGTVYVWPDEAAKRLDPPLVFRLIVAQGPRSPISLLTSVRDPKILSDRAVLDLYRKRWGVELFYRTLKQTFGRRKLRSLSSLNAAVELEWSLVGLWGMGLSVAVELAKAQVPLSRISMAGVLRSFRRLIRDYRHPVVRGQTLCAMLRESVTDPYERKNKASRDYTRRKKERPAGSPKITNATSQQIDQARRLKLLNRG; encoded by the coding sequence ATGCCGCATCAAGACCTGTCTCCGGATGTTGCGCTCAATTCTCGGCATCTCGAGAAAGCTCTGCAATGGCTTCTGGCTGGGACGGACTGGAAGACCATCCTCTTCCGGCACGACTGCACGTGGACGCCACCACTGTTGGTTCGAGCCGCCCTTCTGTGGGCCTGGTCCGATGAGCAGACACTGCAGGAACGGTTTGTCACGACCCACAGGCTGATGGCGCATCTGTTCCCCCATCACGGCCCTCTGGCCGGGTCGTCCCAGGCCTTCATGAAGCTCCTCCGACGCTGGACCGTTCCCCTGGTCTATCTTCTCACGACGGCTCTCCGAAAGCGGATTCGCCAGACGCTCCCCCGGCAGTGGGAATCCTGCGGTCTGGTGGTCTACGGGGTCGATGGCAGCCGAGTGGAGCTCCCTCGCACCCAGTCCCACGAGACGGCCTATGCCCCGTCGTTCAAGAGATCGATCCGGAAGAGGCGCCACCGCCGCCAACGGACGAGAACAGCCGCCGGGGCCAAGGCGGCCCGCGTTCCCCAGATGTGGCTGACGACCTTGTTCCATGTCGGGACGGGGCTTCCGTGGGACTGGCGGATCGGCCCCGCCGACAGCAGTGAGCGGGAACACGCCCTTCAGATGCTCCAGGACCTGCCCGAGGGAAGCTTGATGACGGCGGACGCCGGCTTCGTGGGCTATGACTTCGCCCGGAAAGTCCTGGGAAGCGGCCGGCATCTGCTGGTTCGGGTGGGAGCGAACGTCAAGCTTCTGCGGAAGCTGGGGTTCGTGCGGGAATCGCAAGGAACCGTCTACGTCTGGCCTGACGAGGCCGCCAAACGGCTCGATCCGCCTCTGGTGTTCCGGCTGATCGTGGCCCAGGGACCGAGATCTCCGATCTCTCTGCTCACGAGCGTCCGGGACCCGAAGATCTTGAGCGACCGGGCGGTCCTGGACCTGTACCGCAAACGCTGGGGAGTGGAACTGTTCTATCGAACCCTGAAGCAGACGTTCGGTCGACGAAAACTCCGCAGCCTGTCCTCCCTGAATGCCGCGGTCGAGCTCGAATGGTCGCTGGTCGGCCTGTGGGGCATGGGACTGTCGGTTGCAGTGGAACTGGCGAAGGCCCAGGTTCCGCTGTCTCGAATCAGCATGGCGGGAGTCTTGCGGTCGTTCCGTCGACTGATACGGGACTACCGGCATCCCGTTGTTCGAGGTCAGACGCTGTGCGCGATGCTGCGTGAATCCGTCACCGACCCGTATGAGCGGAAGAACAAGGCCAGCCGGGACTACACACGGAGGAAGAAGGAGCGGCCGGCGGGATCGCCAAAGATCACCAACGCCACGTCCCAGCAGATCGACCAGGCCAGGAGACTCAAGCTCCTCAACCGGGGTTAA
- a CDS encoding pyridoxine 5'-phosphate synthase codes for MAPAMTKLSVNINKVATLRNTRPLDLPSVVKAARLCLEAGAEGITVHPRPDQRHIRSHDVDDVARLLKDYPRAEYNIEGNPFFDEYMRHAERVRPKQCTLVPDTVEASTSDHGWDLARDAERLRPVIAELKSFGCRVSLFMDADSACIPLVRELGADRIELYTAPYAESFGTPLQGPTVAQYRQAALIAAEEGLGVNAGHDLSQDNLGAFLTGVPNVLEVSIGHALIAEALEVGLPETVRRYLRICTSS; via the coding sequence ATGGCTCCTGCGATGACCAAGCTCAGCGTCAACATCAACAAGGTCGCCACGCTGCGGAACACGCGTCCGCTGGATCTTCCGAGCGTTGTCAAGGCGGCCCGGCTCTGTCTGGAGGCCGGGGCGGAGGGGATTACGGTCCATCCGCGTCCGGATCAGCGGCACATCCGTTCGCACGATGTCGATGATGTGGCCCGGCTGCTGAAGGACTATCCTCGGGCTGAGTACAACATCGAGGGGAATCCGTTCTTTGACGAGTACATGCGTCATGCGGAACGGGTTCGGCCGAAGCAGTGCACGCTGGTGCCGGATACGGTCGAGGCGTCGACGAGCGATCACGGCTGGGATTTGGCACGCGATGCCGAGCGGCTGCGGCCGGTGATTGCGGAGCTGAAGAGTTTTGGCTGCCGGGTCAGTCTGTTCATGGATGCGGACTCGGCGTGCATTCCGCTCGTCCGGGAGTTGGGGGCGGACCGGATTGAGCTTTACACCGCTCCGTATGCGGAGAGTTTCGGGACGCCGCTGCAGGGGCCGACGGTCGCGCAGTATCGGCAGGCGGCTCTGATTGCGGCGGAGGAGGGGTTGGGGGTTAATGCGGGGCATGATCTGAGTCAGGACAATCTGGGTGCGTTTCTCACCGGGGTTCCGAATGTTCTGGAGGTCTCGATCGGTCATGCGCTGATCGCGGAGGCTCTCGAAGTGGGCCTGCCAGAGACAGTCCGCCGCTATCTGCGAATCTGCACAAGCTCGTAG
- a CDS encoding beta-ketoacyl-[acyl-carrier-protein] synthase family protein — protein MLDRPENAQRIVITGVGLAAPNGNNLTEFRSALLAGKSGVVQYETRYMGPVLAGVCNFDEFRWQKKKDRRRGTRVGSISIYCANEAVQDAGLDWAQVAKDRVGVYLGITEHGNVETENEIYEISKFGYDTKTWSHHHNPRTVANNPAGEVTINMGISGPHLTVGAACAAGNAGFIYGLQMLRLGEVDLAIAGGVSESIHTFGIFASFASQGALATHADPAKACRPFDVHRNGIVVSEGGAICTLERLPDAIRRGAKIYGEIIGYAMNSDASDFVLPLASRQAECVRMALKRAGLTPDDIDIVSSHATATEQGDIEECKALREVFGDRPSLAINNTKSFIGHAMGAAGALELMGNVPSFGDKHAHATINLGEHDPRCELRQVVANTPRKMEKVELILNNSFGMLGINSVLIVKRFPAEHGGIYA, from the coding sequence ATGCTGGATCGCCCCGAAAACGCTCAACGGATCGTCATCACCGGAGTCGGCCTCGCCGCCCCCAACGGGAACAATCTCACCGAATTCCGCAGCGCCCTGCTGGCGGGGAAATCCGGGGTCGTCCAGTACGAGACCCGGTACATGGGCCCGGTCCTCGCCGGCGTCTGCAACTTCGACGAGTTCCGCTGGCAGAAGAAAAAGGACCGCCGCCGGGGGACGCGGGTCGGATCGATCTCGATCTACTGCGCCAATGAAGCGGTCCAGGACGCCGGGCTCGACTGGGCCCAGGTCGCCAAGGACCGAGTCGGGGTCTACCTGGGGATCACCGAGCACGGGAACGTCGAGACCGAGAACGAGATCTACGAGATCTCGAAGTTCGGCTACGACACCAAGACCTGGTCGCACCATCACAACCCGCGGACCGTGGCGAACAACCCGGCCGGGGAAGTGACGATCAACATGGGGATCTCCGGTCCGCACCTGACGGTCGGGGCCGCATGTGCCGCCGGAAACGCCGGATTCATCTACGGCCTGCAGATGCTGCGGCTGGGCGAAGTCGACCTCGCCATCGCCGGCGGGGTGTCGGAGAGCATCCACACTTTCGGCATCTTTGCGAGCTTCGCCAGCCAGGGAGCCTTGGCGACGCACGCCGATCCCGCGAAGGCGTGCCGGCCGTTCGACGTTCACCGCAACGGAATCGTGGTCTCTGAAGGGGGAGCAATCTGCACTCTGGAGCGGCTGCCGGACGCGATCCGCCGCGGCGCGAAGATTTATGGCGAGATCATCGGGTATGCGATGAACTCGGACGCCTCGGACTTTGTCCTTCCTCTTGCCTCGCGGCAGGCGGAGTGTGTCCGGATGGCGCTGAAGCGGGCGGGGCTGACGCCGGACGACATCGACATCGTCAGCAGCCACGCCACGGCGACGGAGCAGGGGGACATCGAAGAGTGCAAGGCGCTGCGTGAAGTCTTCGGCGATCGACCTTCGCTGGCGATCAACAACACGAAAAGCTTCATCGGCCACGCGATGGGGGCGGCCGGGGCGCTCGAACTGATGGGGAACGTTCCCAGCTTCGGCGACAAGCACGCCCATGCGACGATCAACCTCGGCGAGCACGACCCACGGTGCGAGCTGCGGCAGGTCGTCGCGAACACGCCGCGGAAGATGGAGAAGGTCGAACTGATCCTGAACAACTCGTTCGGGATGCTGGGGATCAACTCCGTCCTGATCGTGAAGCGGTTCCCGGCCGAGCACGGCGGGATCTACGCCTAG
- a CDS encoding thiol-disulfide oxidoreductase DCC family protein: MSAANLDKTVVYFDGVCGFCNSTVDFLLKRDPEGKLLFAPLQGETARATLSERDRETLDSLVVRQHGAVYRRSAAVVRVLWELSLPLKLAGWLLWLVPKPLRDLGYRLVAKVRYRIFGKRETCRLPQPGEAERFLP; encoded by the coding sequence ATGTCGGCGGCGAATCTGGACAAGACGGTGGTCTATTTCGACGGGGTGTGCGGCTTCTGCAACAGCACCGTCGACTTCCTGCTGAAGCGGGATCCTGAGGGAAAGCTCCTGTTTGCCCCCCTCCAGGGCGAGACTGCCCGGGCGACGCTCTCCGAGCGCGACCGGGAAACGCTCGATTCCCTCGTCGTCCGCCAGCACGGCGCGGTCTACCGGCGATCCGCGGCAGTGGTCCGGGTCCTGTGGGAGCTTTCGCTTCCGTTGAAGCTCGCCGGTTGGCTGCTGTGGCTCGTCCCCAAGCCGCTGCGCGACCTGGGATACCGCCTCGTGGCGAAGGTCCGCTACCGGATCTTCGGAAAGCGCGAGACCTGCCGGCTTCCGCAGCCGGGAGAAGCCGAACGGTTTCTCCCATGA
- a CDS encoding formylglycine-generating enzyme family protein, whose product MSPRVLLLTGLFITLASCSYGEDQKVLLKQFAVEFVDILPGTAGFPKTFRRGSAAAPAEGPMAEVTISQPFAIGKYEVPQNLYESVMGKNPSRWKGPRNSVEMMTWGEAKEFCDRVTRLMREAALIGPTDVIRLPTEAEWEYCCRAGTETAYSFGDEATADGDQGNRATRLDRYAWHTGNAAGNDPPVGALKPNPWGLYDMHGYLWEFCGDGWAGSYEGAPVDGSPRPVEGAKTAIVIRSGSWKDRHPDLRSSSRREFPQTGRDDAVGFRCVRSQAP is encoded by the coding sequence ATGTCGCCCCGCGTCCTGCTCCTCACCGGCCTCTTCATCACCCTGGCCAGTTGCTCGTACGGCGAGGACCAGAAGGTCCTCCTGAAGCAGTTTGCCGTCGAATTCGTCGACATCCTGCCGGGAACTGCTGGTTTTCCGAAGACCTTCCGCCGTGGGTCGGCTGCGGCCCCCGCCGAAGGGCCGATGGCGGAAGTCACGATCTCCCAGCCATTCGCGATCGGCAAGTACGAAGTTCCGCAGAACCTCTACGAGTCGGTCATGGGAAAGAACCCCAGCCGATGGAAGGGGCCACGGAACTCCGTCGAGATGATGACCTGGGGGGAGGCGAAGGAGTTCTGCGACCGGGTAACGCGGCTGATGCGCGAGGCGGCGCTGATCGGGCCGACTGACGTCATCCGCCTCCCGACGGAAGCGGAGTGGGAGTACTGCTGCCGGGCCGGGACAGAGACCGCGTACAGCTTCGGGGACGAGGCGACGGCGGACGGGGACCAGGGAAACCGGGCGACGCGGCTCGATCGGTACGCATGGCATACCGGTAACGCCGCAGGGAACGATCCGCCGGTCGGGGCCCTCAAGCCGAATCCGTGGGGGCTCTACGACATGCACGGCTACCTGTGGGAGTTCTGCGGCGACGGCTGGGCCGGCAGCTACGAGGGGGCTCCCGTTGACGGGAGTCCGCGACCGGTCGAAGGGGCGAAGACCGCCATCGTGATTCGCAGTGGATCCTGGAAGGACCGCCACCCCGATCTTCGCAGCTCCTCCCGCCGCGAGTTCCCGCAGACCGGTCGGGATGACGCCGTCGGATTCCGCTGCGTCCGCAGCCAAGCCCCCTGA
- a CDS encoding cation:proton antiporter, with the protein MHDYQLIWTIAAGLTAALVGGSITHRLGLSPIVGYLLAGIVVGPYTPGFVADQHLAEQLAEIGVILLMFGVGLHFHLDELLGVKGIAIPGAIVQSLVATVLGIVVVMATGWSLSAGLVFGLSLSVASTVVLTRVLSDNNDLHTPIGRISIGWLVVEDLFTVLVLVLLPPLVSGKDIGALQVAATVGIAVLKIVLLAGFTFIAGERILPWMLEKAAATRSRELFTLTTLVIALGIAVAAAKLFDVSMALGAFLAGMVVGRSEFSLRAANEALPMRDAFAVLFFVSAGILLDPKVLLEAPVLTVATILIVVLGKPLAAFLIVALMRYPLKVALSVAVVLGQIGEFSFILAGLGRQLGVLSETGVNVIVAAAIVSITLNPLMYRLIDPAERWLTRRFPKLASLGKEAPQSGTPSETPDERAHHKAVVIGYGPVGQTVTRLLAENEVIPCVIEMNLETVRSLRNAGIRAVYGEASSRDTLIEAGVPHAETLILSAAGMATTPEIIRAARELNRRIKVIARTTYLRDNPSLQKAGADFVLSGEGEVGLAMTEVVLRDLGATPEQVDRERDRIRRELGVLSPYDIGRV; encoded by the coding sequence GTGCATGATTACCAACTGATCTGGACCATTGCCGCCGGTCTGACCGCCGCTCTGGTGGGCGGGTCGATCACACACCGGCTCGGCCTTTCTCCGATCGTTGGTTATCTGCTGGCGGGGATCGTCGTGGGGCCCTATACCCCCGGCTTCGTCGCCGACCAGCACCTGGCGGAACAGCTCGCCGAGATCGGCGTCATCCTGCTGATGTTCGGCGTCGGACTCCACTTTCATCTCGACGAGCTCCTGGGGGTCAAGGGGATCGCCATTCCTGGGGCGATCGTTCAGAGCCTCGTGGCGACGGTGCTCGGCATCGTCGTCGTGATGGCGACCGGATGGAGCCTGAGTGCCGGTCTCGTCTTCGGCCTCTCGCTGTCGGTTGCCAGTACCGTCGTGTTGACCCGCGTTCTCTCCGACAACAACGACCTGCATACACCCATCGGCCGGATCTCGATCGGCTGGCTCGTTGTCGAGGACCTGTTCACGGTCCTCGTCCTCGTGCTTTTGCCTCCGCTGGTCTCCGGAAAGGACATCGGTGCTCTTCAGGTGGCCGCGACTGTCGGGATCGCGGTCCTGAAGATCGTCCTCCTGGCCGGTTTCACCTTCATCGCGGGTGAGCGGATCCTCCCCTGGATGCTCGAGAAAGCGGCGGCAACCCGGTCCCGCGAGCTGTTCACACTGACGACGCTCGTGATCGCACTCGGGATCGCGGTGGCGGCGGCGAAGCTGTTCGATGTCTCGATGGCGCTCGGCGCCTTCCTGGCCGGGATGGTGGTCGGCCGGTCCGAGTTCAGCCTGCGGGCGGCCAACGAAGCTCTCCCGATGCGGGACGCTTTTGCCGTGTTGTTCTTTGTCTCGGCCGGCATCCTTCTCGATCCGAAGGTGCTGCTCGAAGCCCCGGTCCTGACCGTCGCGACGATCCTGATCGTGGTGCTCGGTAAGCCGCTCGCCGCCTTCCTGATCGTGGCGCTCATGCGATACCCGCTGAAGGTCGCGCTTTCCGTTGCGGTGGTGCTGGGGCAGATCGGCGAGTTCTCGTTCATTCTTGCCGGTCTCGGGCGGCAGCTGGGGGTCCTCAGTGAGACCGGCGTGAACGTGATCGTCGCGGCGGCGATCGTCTCGATCACGCTCAACCCGCTCATGTATCGCCTTATCGACCCGGCGGAGCGGTGGCTCACTCGGCGATTTCCGAAGCTCGCGTCGTTGGGGAAGGAGGCCCCGCAGAGTGGAACGCCCAGCGAGACGCCGGACGAGCGCGCTCACCACAAGGCGGTCGTCATCGGTTACGGCCCCGTCGGCCAGACGGTCACCCGGCTCCTGGCCGAGAATGAGGTCATCCCTTGCGTGATTGAGATGAACCTGGAGACCGTGCGGTCGCTGCGGAACGCGGGGATTCGCGCGGTTTATGGCGAGGCGAGCAGCCGGGACACGCTGATCGAGGCGGGGGTGCCACACGCGGAGACGTTGATCCTCAGTGCTGCCGGGATGGCCACGACTCCCGAGATCATCCGGGCCGCACGCGAGCTGAACCGGCGGATCAAGGTCATCGCCCGCACGACGTATCTCCGAGACAATCCCTCGCTCCAGAAGGCGGGGGCGGACTTCGTGCTCTCCGGCGAGGGGGAGGTCGGGCTGGCGATGACGGAAGTCGTGCTTCGCGACTTGGGAGCGACTCCAGAGCAGGTTGACCGCGAACGTGACCGCATCCGGCGGGAACTCGGCGTGCTTTCGCCGTACGACATCGGCCGCGTCTGA